AACTAAAATCTGgaatcttttgtgttttggaatccggaatctgcaTAGGTAGAATCCATAATCCAGCGCCTAGAATCCGGAATCCACAGCAtggaatccaaaatctaatattgtcctggattaccttacatggcGAAATGTTTTACACccaacatcagcatgcatattatCCTTACTGTTCCCCATACGTATAcaaaggtgttgacaaggagaagttgttgcAAAATCAAGAGCCTCTCTGGCTGGAgatcgttttctttattcttgtgacttcattgtttgattcaggggtgaaactgtaaggaaaaatcagatgctagtcactcatatGGGTTAAAGAGTTTAGAATGATGATCACGTTCAACCTCCGGctgtttgcttttaaaaatgaaaataatttaatgtgTGCTCTATAAAACTGCACCTCAAAGGAAATTCTAAGCGTGACTGATGACCCAGAGAAATTCCGGGTCTTTTGATGGCTCTTTACCTAAGTCTaaattaacaaaatgaaaatcctGTTAAGTTCAcgctcaataaaaaaaaaaaaaaaaaggaattctcaTTAAAAGTGTttctccccctctctctcttAAATAAACCATCTCGctttcaaatggtcaaactacagtaataaaatgaataacaaagaaGCCATTGCGTGGAGAAAAATGGACAAATATTATTTCCTACAGTTGTTGAATAATGGCAGGGAGAGGTTTGCACTTATTAAAAACttataaagtggtaattgatcTTGGTATTCAATTTCGTTCCGAAATCATCGTTTTGAGAACGTTCAATTTTTGAATCACAGGTATAATTGAGTCCAAGTTGCATTCAGCTCACTTcagttaccattattaattgaCCAATTAACAGTCAGGAGTGCACTCTTCTCCGAGTCCTGTAATGGTTTTACTACGAgtcatttgtttcaaaaattaccTCGGAATTTATTTGAGGCCCGTTTCCTGAACTTTCCTTTCAGAACCTTCTGCTGCTCCTTTAAATGTGACAGGACATAACACCAGCTCAACCAGCATCTTAGTAGTGTATGGTGATGTTCCAGCTTTTGATCAGAATGGCATCATCACGAGTTACACCATTACTTACCAGTCACTAACAGAGGGTAACAATGGGAGTGCTATAGCTGGCCCCAATGACCGTCAAAAGGAATTAACAAATCTTAGAGAGTACGTCGATTACGAAATCACCGTACTTGCGTCGACTTCGAAAGGAGATGGACCACAAAGTAGCCCTATTTTTGTTAGTACAGACGAGGATAGTAAGTACTGTTATTTTCCAAATCTCTTGTCTGTGATAAATGGTTTACatccaacatcagtatgcatattctccatactgttccctttACATATgcaaaggtgctgacaaggagaccAATCAACAGCCTCTTTAACTGGAGATCGTTTTCTTTATTGTTGTGactttattgtttgattcaggggtgaaattgtaaggaaaattagaTGATAGTCACTCTTCGGGGTTAAATGTCTAGCCTGATATTTACGTTCACCCTTCAGCTGATTGCTTTTAAAGATGAAACTAACCGTCACTAATGACCCGGAGAAATTCTGCGTcttttggaaactctttacCTCAGTCTAAGGTAGCAAAATATAAATTCTTTTAAGTTCACActcaaaataaaggaaagattCTCTCTTTTCCTCTCTCCCTTAAATAAACCATCTCGCTCTCAAATGGTGAAATGATTAAACTGCAGTAAAATGAATGACAAAGAATCCATTGcgtggaaaaaaacaaagacaaatgtTATTTCCTACGGTTGTTGAATAATGGCAGGGAGAGGTTTGCACTTATAAAAAAACTTGTGTTTGAGTGGTTGATTTTATGATCTCAAAAGGGAtttaataaagtggtaattgatcTTGGTGTTCAATTTAGTCCAGAAATcattcttaaaatttcaatttggacTCGTATTGGTTTACATccaaaatcagtatgcatattctccatactgttccctttACATATgcaaaggtgctgacaaggagaacttgttgaACAATCGACAGCTTCTTTAACTGGCGATCgtttcctctattcttgtgacttaattgtttgattcaggggtgaaactgtaaggagaaattagatgctagtcactcttagaggtttaAGGGTTTAGACTAATGTTTACGTTCACCCTCCAGCTGATTGCTTTTAAAGATGGTGATAATTCGAAGTGtggtttaaaaaattgaacCTCAAAGAAATTTAACTGTCACTAATGGCTTGGGGAAATTCCATGTCTTTTGAAAGCTCTTTATCTCAgtcgaaattaaaaaaattaaagtcctGTTacgttcaaattaaaaaaaaagattctcatttaatattttttacctCTCTCTCTTCCTTAAATAAACCATCTCGCTTTCAAATggtgaaatggtcaaactgcaataaaattaatcacaaaGCCGAAGCCATTGTGTGGAGAAAAATACGGACAAATATTATTTCCTACAGTCGTTGAATGATGGCAGGGAGAGGTTTGGACTTATTATAAACTAGTAAAGCGGTAATGCATCTTGGTGTTCAATTTTATTCCGAAATCATCGTTTTCAGTacgttcaattttgaaatcacggGTACGATTGACACCAAATTGCATTTAGCTCACTTcagttaccattattaattgaCCAATTAACAGTCAGGAGTACACTCTTATCCGAGTCCTGTAATGGTTTTACCACAAGtcctttgttttaaaaattacctCTGAAATAATTTAAGGCCTGTTTCTTGAACTTTCCTTTTAGAACCTGCTGCTGCTCCTTTATATGTGAGAGGACATAACACCAGCTCAACCAGCATCTTAGTAGAGTGGGATGATGTTCCAGCTTTTGATCAAAATGGTATCATCACGAATTACACCATTACTTATCGGTCACTAACAGAGGGTCACAATGGGAGTGCTATAGCTGGCCCCTATGATCGTCAAAAGGAATTAACAGGTCTTAGAGAGTACGTCGATTACGACATCACAGTGCTCGCGTCGACTTCGAAAGGAGATGGACCACAAAGTAGCCCTATCCTTGTTAGTACAGACCAAGATGGTAAGTACTGTTCCTGGACAACCTCTCCCGTCCACGTTTAAGACTGCTGTTTGTGTTTACCCTCCATTTATAGCTGGAAGGTAttgtaatttaatttcttaGCTGTCTCTCTCGGGCTAAGACCCACCTTTGACTAGGACGaacgttattttttttagcatccacaaaattttttttcagattttgtcAGTTCTAATCCGTGTTAATCCTCGCCATCTGttattatctttgtttttctctccggttttttcttatcttctgatgttttttaaagtaaaatatctcTTTCAAAGCATCCGAGAATTTCCTTTACGAATTTAACTCCAAGACTCAGCAAATGGCCTTTCATTATCTTACCGTAACGCCGCCAACATGGTGAAGATATGAAATAACGATTTTCATGCCATCGATTCACAGAACCCAGTGCTGCCCCTCTTAACTTACGTTCAATTAATGCGACTTCAACAAGCATTCTTGTCATGTGGGATGAAGTTTTGCCTGATGAACAGAATGGTATCATTATTCGTTACAACGTCAGCTATCAGGCGATACCAGAAGCTGGATCTGCTGGGCCTATTTATACGATTATAGTAAAGGCCCCTACAAGGCAGGTCAACCTGACCGTCCTAACAAAGGACATGTATTACAACATCAGTGTGTTGGCCTCCACAATCAAGGGCGACGGGATTTACAGCAGCCCAAAGACGTTCAGAACAAAAGAAGACAGTAAGTCCGTATTTTTCAATTACGTAACCTTTGAAAATTAACTCACGCGATATTGATTTCTCTTACCAATTGTAAGATGCGACAACATCATAAGGATCGGGTTGGGTCCGCTTCCGAGTAGAACGGTTTTCGTATGGATACATTAAGATACTGGTTAAATCCAGCGGGAGATGTACAATTGAGGCGTACTATTTCAAGCATTTCActtgattaaaataaattgttgaaTATGACACAAGTCAATATGATAGCAAGGGGGATTTACCTCCGAGTAGTCACAGAGACAAAATTCGAGTCAAAGAGTTTAATTTTTGACCATCGTAcggtatattgacagaaataaccTTAAATTTTTGTTCGTATGTCGGAGATAGTGTTGAACATCTATCGCCACTTCCATATTTCTCTGTCTTTACATAGGGCCCAGTGCACCACCTCAGAATGTAATAGGTTATAACACCAGCTCGACCAGCATTAGAGTCACATGGAATGAGGTGCCGGAAGACAAAAAACACGGTGATATCGAATACTATACTATATTGAACAAAAAGATGACAGATATTAGTTATGAGTCAGTACCAGTTACACCAATGTCTAGAAGGTTTATTGAGCTAAAGGGACTTAATATGTACACATTTTACGACATCAAGGTCTCAGCTGCTACACATGTAGGGAGCGGACCAGCAAGTGATCCTATCAAGGTCCGCACAGACCAGGATGGTAAGTAAAAGAAGACTTTCGATAAATAGCTCAGCGGCTAAaactctggaaaaaaagaggagaagaTTCTGATTTATGACATAATTTTATGTGCGGATTTGCCTTTAGTATAGTTACCATACAAATTGTCATTTGGGGACAGGAAATACGGTTAAGTGTGTTTACTTGATTTTCTGCCATAACCGTTGGTGGAAGTGTCTGGTAGAAGTATGCCAAAAGAGCTCCATGCTCTAAACATTGTGAGGTGTCATGACCTCAAATGACAATCATGGTTTAGTTATCATTTGTGAGGTGTTTCACAGTCGGTACGAAGTCTGAAGGATATGTGGAATTTGACTTTTGCTTCGTGGTTTATTCAAACCCAGCTGAGATTATTAAAATAGATTTTGAGGAGGGGAAGTAAATTCCTCAACTTCCTCCTTCTATGATCAGTATGAAAAGTAATCCCCAATTTTCAGTGATGCGAAACAGTAACGAAGTGCAGCAACTATGCGAAGATCGATCTGCTTCCCAAGTTCTGCTTTCGCTATGTAGCCAGTGTTAATAAAAGTCCCCCTTTCTCCTGTTAAGGAATCAATTTATCTCTCATTAGCCTTAAAGCTTTTCCAGTTGTAACTCATAACAGatgcgagaaaaaaaatgataataagtAAATGTCCTGTCTTTTTTTTACAGTGCCTTCTACGGCTCCTACATTAGTGTCTGTACAAACACTGAACAGCACTAGCATAAAAGTTAAATGGTTGGCAGTTCCTGAAGAATCAACACACGGAATTCCAACCAGATACACCATTTACTACGCATACTCCGATGGGAAGGTGGATACTAAGGTTGTAACACCTGTTAAGGATCCCATCACTTATCAAGAAGTTGTGTCTGGTCTTAAGGAATCTACTGAGTATTCATTCCAAGTTTCGCTTTCAACTGCGAAAGGGGAAGGTCCCCTGAGTGTGTCCAAATCCTCTGCAACTGAAGGTGTATGTAAGTTGCCCAAATCATTCTTTCATAGCATTTGTATGTATTATCAGCAACAACGCATATTGACTCGTCTCGTTTGAAATTTAACTTAATGGAAGACTTTTATATATGTCTACGCTGGTGCTACTTTTCGCACGAGTCTTAAGCTATCAAAATAAATTAGAGAGTGTACTTTTACACCTATAAAAGTGCTCACTCTAATACCTTCTTAAGTGCCACTTCAAGACCATTTGAAGTCCACTCTTCCCAAGATTCCGAAGAGTGCGCACTTCAAGACTCATTTGAGTGAAATGCTCTCAGACAAGTTTGGATGAAAAACTTTCTAAAATGCCCACTATATGACAACTTATAGCGTgctttatagaaaaaaaatatatagtgCGTACTTTAACGACATTTTAGAGTGCAAACTTCGACACTCTTAAAAGACTCCTCGTATCACAAAGTGAAGGTTTCTTTTAAGTATAATGAACCTTAAATCAGGTTCGAGGACGTTCAGGTTCCTTAAAGAGCGCACTTAAAGACGCTTTCAAGTGCGCTCTGTTAGGCTTTAGATAGTGCACTCCTCAATGCTCTTTGAGATGCTCACCCTAAGACAATTAAAAGAGCGTATTTTAAGGCTGCTTAAAGTGCGCACTTTAGACATATGATGATTCTCGCTTTAAGATTCCAAGTTAGTTTGAAGATGAGGACACCTCTAAGTGCGTATTCAAGGACTCTTTAATTTCAACTAGACCCGTTTTTAATTAATCAGGATCAAGAACGTTTGCCGgttgttattgtttataatCTTGCTTTGCAATGTTCTAATGTCTTCCTATTTTTTAACACCACACTGTGTGTATCACTTGGTTTTGACTAATTTTCTGTTGACTTTAGGTAGCCACACTTTCCAGAAATAATATAAAGTGTTGGGTGATGTATTTCAGTGCTGCAGAAAATTTCTCTAGGCGGATTATACCTCAGAAACCATACCACGATgtactttttatttccttgagTGAATAGTAATGAAATCATGACACTGAACATGCTTTAAGAATGTGAAA
This is a stretch of genomic DNA from Pocillopora verrucosa isolate sample1 chromosome 12, ASM3666991v2, whole genome shotgun sequence. It encodes these proteins:
- the LOC131777787 gene encoding receptor-type tyrosine-protein phosphatase F-like gives rise to the protein MILFFLTMDVFLQEFFAFRERLYHWFFVILLLVSYSSAQEVVPEAPADVKLVTKGSKTVDISWMAGFKRNSTIQNYTVEIRIDKENFSDVGCQGTLSNGSCVLSNSSTSASLTGLFPFTKYFIRVFATNAVGSSKSSSVVNVTTDEEEPSSSPQSVQASSKNSTSVSVSWAAVGKDNRNGIIKGYKVIYQALPDGKNAIRFINISNKHQEKEQDITLGDLVKFTNYSVRVLAFTVVGEGPLSKVKIVQTQQDKPSAAPLNVTGHNTSSTSILVVYGDVPAFDQNGIITNYTITYRSLTEGHNGSAIAGPNDRQKELTNLREYVDYEITVLASTSKGDGPQSSPILVSTDEDKPSAAPLNVTGHNTSSTSILVVYGDVPAFDQNGIITSYTITYQSLTEGNNGSAIAGPNDRQKELTNLREYVDYEITVLASTSKGDGPQSSPIFVSTDEDKPAAAPLYVRGHNTSSTSILVEWDDVPAFDQNGIITNYTITYRSLTEGHNGSAIAGPYDRQKELTGLREYVDYDITVLASTSKGDGPQSSPILVSTDQDEPSAAPLNLRSINATSTSILVMWDEVLPDEQNGIIIRYNVSYQAIPEAGSAGPIYTIIVKAPTRQVNLTVLTKDMYYNISVLASTIKGDGIYSSPKTFRTKEDRPSAPPQNVIGYNTSSTSIRVTWNEVPEDKKHGDIEYYTILNKKMTDISYESVPVTPMSRRFIELKGLNMYTFYDIKVSAATHVGSGPASDPIKVRTDQDVPSTAPTLVSVQTLNSTSIKVKWLAVPEESTHGIPTRYTIYYAYSDGKVDTKVVTPVKDPITYQEVVSGLKESTEYSFQVSLSTAKGEGPLSVSKSSATEGVCKLPKSFFHSICMYYQQQRILTRLV